The following is a genomic window from Desulfofarcimen acetoxidans DSM 771.
TGGGGCTAACTGCCATGGGAGGGGGGAAGGAGCAGATTTTGTCACTTTTGCCCGCGCTGGTTTTACTCATTAGCCTGCGAGTGGTAATGTATTTTTCAGATATGTGGTTTGCCCATGAGGTTGCTTTTCGGATTTTGGTGGAGTTCAGGATTAAGATATATCAGTCGGTGGAGCGGGTGTCCCCGGCCTATCTGTTGAACCGGCGTTCCGGCGAGCTGGCGTCCACACTCATGGCTGATATTGAAGTATTGGAGTGGTTTTTCGCCCACACTGCGGGGACTTTTCTGGTGGCGCTGTTGGTTTCCCTGATCACCTTAGGCTTACTGGGGTGCATCAATTGGTTGCTTCCTCTAGTAGTCACTCCCTGGATTATTCTATTGTTCAGCGTACCTTTTTGGTTCAGCCGGAAAGCTGACCGGCAGGGTAAGGACACCAGAGAAAAGCTGGCCGATATTAATTGCGAGGCAGTGGACGGAGTGCAGGGGCTGCGGGAGATTATCTCTTTCAACTATGAGCGGGGTTTTTTAGACAGATTAAGGCTCTACTCGGATCGGTTGGGGCAAAGTCTGTACTTCTACGGCAGGAGACTGGGTTTTGAGGGGGCGTTGCTAAATATTTTTTCCTCCCTTACAATTATTTGTGTTTTGGGGGTTTCCGCTTATCTGATTGTCAGCGGTCAGATGGATTTTAGCTGGCTCCCTGTGACCGTAATACTGTCTGCCAATATGCTCACCCCTGTCCTGGAGATATCGTCCATGGCCAGAAATTTCGGGATTATACTGGCGGCAGCGGAGAGGGTATATACGGTGCTTGAGGCCAAAGAAACAGTGCAGGACGGAGCAGTTAGTTTGCCCGAAGGCACCATAAAGCCTCAAATATGTTTCAACAATGTGTCGTTTCGCTACAGGGAAGACCTGCCTAACGTGCTTAATGATATAAGTTTTTCTGTGGGAGAAGGGGAAACGGTAGCTCTGGTGGGCCATTCAGGGGTAGGCAAGACTACATGTATCAATTTGCTGCAAAGGTTCTGGGATGTGAACAGGGGGCAGATTGCATTTGGAAGTATGGCAATAAAGGAATTGCCTTTGGATTACCTGCGCAGTTTGATTACTATGGTGCCTCAAGATATTTATCTTTTCAACACCTCTATTCTGGAAAATATAAAGTTGGGCAAGCAGGGGGCTTCCAGGGAAGAAGTCAAGGCGGCTGCCAAGGCTGCTTACATACATGATTTTATAGCCGGTTTGCCGGAGGGTTACGATACAATTGCCGGGGAGAGGGGAGTAAAGATGTCCGGGGGCCAGAAGCAGAGAATCGCTATTGCCAGAGCAATGCTGAAGAATTCTCCTATATTGATTTTGGACGAAGCACTTTCAAGCCTGGACACGGAAAACGAAAGATTATTACAGGAATCAATCAAAAATTTGCGCCGGGGACGAACCACCCTTATCGTAGCCCACAGGCTTTCCACCTTTCGTGACGCTGACAAGTTAGTGGTTTTAAAAAATGGTAAAGTAATTGAAATCGGCAGTCACGCGGAGCTTATGGAAAAAAGAGGATACTATGGTGAATTTGTCTCTTCTCAAGTTGCTGTTTCCGGATAAGACTTGAAAGCTATTTCCAGGGGAGGTATTCTTTTTATATAACAGCAGGGTCGGCTCCCCAGAGGCATAGTTTTCTATAGTAGATAATGTTTTTAATAATGTAGTCATTACTGTTAATCTGATTTTATATTGGTTTTATTTATACTTGATTTTTGGTCCGTTTATAAGTGTTGGAAATCGTCTGTTATCTGTATTATATATTCTACAAAATATATTGGGATATCTGGCTGACAGAGTAACCGGAATGCAAAAATAAAACTAATAAACATTTTTATATTGAAATGATTGCAAATAAAAACAATGCCTGATATAATATTTTAAATAATAAATTGATAAAATTAATTATAGGAGGTATAAAAATGGATAGTATGTCCGAGAGCTTTAGAATGCCCTTAATTGGTGACGATGCACCTGTGTTTACGGCAAAAACTACAATGGGGGATATTAACTTCCCTGCTGATTACAAGGGTAAATGGGTTATTTTTTTTAGTCACCCTGCCGATTTTACTCCTGTATGTACAACTGAATTTATGACCTTTGCAACGATGCAAGAAGAATTAAAAAAACTAAATACTGAGCTTATCGGTCTCTCAATTGACAGTATTTACGCGCATATAGCTTGGCTTAGGACAATCAAAGATAAGATAGAGTATAAAGGCATGAAAAATGTTGAGGTTCTTTTCCCTCTTATTGAAGATTTGAAAATGGATGTTGCCAAGAAGTTCGGTATGGTGCAACCAAATGCCTCAACAACACAGGCTGTAAGAGCTGTTTTTATAATTGATCCTAATTCAAAAGTAAGGGCAATTTTATACTATCCTCTGACAACCGGCAGAAATATGGAGGAAATTAAGCGAATGATTATTGCCATGCAAAAATCTGACAGTGACGGCGTGGCAACTCCAGCTAACTGGGTGCCCGGAGACGATGTTATTATTCCGCCGCCTGGTTCATGTGGGTCAGCTAAGGAAAGAATGGAATCACAGGAAGAAGGTAAATATTGTCTTGACTGGTTCATGTGTTTTAGGAAGGAAAAGTAGAATAAATAGATCTCAATAGAGATCTTATGATACTAAAAGTAAAACCGGGTATAAAAACCCCGGTTTTACTTTACTCTTAGGTCAAAACTGTCAGTAAGAAATTCTTACTCTTCGATAGGTGATAAAATATAGTAACTATTCAGGTACAAAATGCTGATTTATTGTTATGATCACCCCACTATGGTACCGGCTACTTAGCGCTCATACCATTATGCTCGGTTAACTGGCTGCCTATGTTGTCTACTACCTGAATTTTTAATTCCAAAGCATTTGTTATTTTTACTAGGTTTTTTAAATTTGGAGAGTGACTTCTGTTTTCTAATCTCGATACTACTTGTTGGGTTACTCCTGCTCTATCCGCTACCTCTTGTTGGGAAAGGCCTCTTTGTTTTCTAGCCTTAACTATTTGGGCTATTACCTCTAATTCTGTTTCCATCTCCCTAAAGTCCTTTTCAAACTCCGGATCACTTTTAGATTTTTCTTTTAGTATTTTATCAATGTTTGACTTAAATAATCATACATCGAATTTGATGTATGATTCAAGTGTTTTAAGCCTAAATAATTAGTGTTTTTAAAAAGTTACTATATCAATCAAAAACATATGAAGCTAGAAGGGGAGTAAAATTGAAAAAATAATTATTTTGAAACTATAAATCATGATAGTGTTTTTTGAATTAAATTTTTACGTGTATGAAATACTATGTCTTGACATAAATGCATATAATGTATTATGATAACGATAATCATTATCAATAATTGTAAGTTGGCTTAAAATCTTAACTTAAGAATAATTGCTGCCCGGGAGAGGTACCAGGGAACAAATGTTTCTAAAATTATTTTTCTTAGGGAGGAAAAAAATAAACTAATGAATAATTTACTTGTTAGTAAATTTTTAAAAAAAAGAAAAACATGGGATGACAAAAAATACTTGTTTGCTACAATAGCTTATCATATCGCTCCAACGATATCTAAACAAAAGCCGGCTTCTCTTCTTAATTTCACCAAAGGTATTCGTGATCTTCATGAGTTATGGGAAAAATATAAACAGGACTTTATGGATAGTACGAGTTTGGAATGCTATGAAATTCGTAGAACAGAAAATAGTACTTTAGTATTGTTCTATGATTACAATAATTTAACTAAAGTGTTGTTTCAAAAAAATAACATAGATTTCCTTCAACAATTTGGTTATGGAAAGGAAAAAATATTAAATCAATATTTGGAAACATTAAAAAATCGTTTTGAAAGATCATGTGCCCATGAAGTTGGTATTTTCCTTGGTATGCCGGTAGAAGATGTAGTCAGTTTTATTGAGTGCAAGGGAAAAGATTATCTATTTTGTAGATATTGGAAAGTATATAATAATCCCAATAAAGCTTTAACTACTTTTAGAGTTTATGATAAAGCAAAATTTAGAGTATTGAATCAAATAATAAATAATATGGAGCCAAATCTATTACTTAATGTAAGATAATAATTTAAAAATTATTGTTAAACAGGGAAGGAATTCTATAAATTATAGAGAATATGTTTATAACAACGACGAGAAGTCGTTTGCCGCGCATTCGAGGGAAATGTATGATGATTTATTAGAGTTTAATAGGGATATTTCTTACCACGAAGGTATGCCTGTAAAAAGGGTACATTTCGTGGTTTTTTGTTTTTTGATCAAATAAGCAGAAAGCCGCTTGAAAGGAGTGAAGCAAGATTAGTTCCCCGAATCGCTGTTGTGGATGGTGTTTTATGTATTTAAAAGTTTTTGTAAGGAGTGATCTTAAAGTGCGATATTTTAGAAATTGCTTACCTATCTTGGCGCTAGCGGGAGTTTACGAATTATTAGAAACAGATCCCTTCTATGCCAGCAATCACAAGGCATCGGAGGGATAAAAGTGTATTACCCACCAAGTGCATACTTCCCTATATCTAAAACCTCTAATAATCTCTTTTCTTCAGCAGATATTTTCGTTAATGAAAAACACTCCCTGTCCTTTTTTGAATTACCCTTCTTTGGATAAACGGTAATAACCTGTTTAATATCAGATAATCTTGACAGCATTTTGTTTATACTCATTTTAAGGCCATTTTCATGCAGAACGCGGTTTAACAAACAACAAAGTCTTAAGGCCAGCACGCAATAGAAAGCATGAACTTTAATTTTTTGATCAGTCCAATGATGTATTGGACGAAAACCTAAAAATGTAGTGTCTTTCATTTGCCTAAAATCGTCTTCTATATGATATTGTGATCTGTATGTGGAGATTATCTTATCATTTGGCCAATCATGATTATCCGTAAATAAGACTGTCTTGCCAAGAAAATGTTCTTTAACATAGTTAAATTGTTTGATATTAATAGAAAAATCAAGATGAGCAAGACCATCTTGTTCATATATCTGAACATCGAAAATATCACTCATAAACTCGCCGTGAAGAATAGTGGCAACATTTTTTTGTACAGATGTAACCGTGGGCTTACGCCCTTTTGTAGTTACACCGGCAACACGATCAAGTAATGATTTCTGCAGTACTCGTAACTTAAGAGTACATTTTTCAATATTAATTGCAATGCTCTGCATCTGTCCGGCAAATAACTCAGGATTGCAAACCACTAAAACTGTCATTTCCCGGTTATAAACGGAAAGCGTAGTCCGGTATGCCTTAACATTTCTAAAATTATCACTGTTAACCGACTCGTATTCTTGAATTGGAATATCAAGCAAGGATTTATTTTGAGAAAGCCTAAGAGAACCTACAACATTAAAAGCAAATTCACCGCTCATAACAAGATCCATATTATTTAGAGAATTGTTTCCCTTATCAAAAACAAGGGTTGCATTTCCCGGTTTACCGCAAATATTAATATAGCGGTTCTTAAGTTTCTCAATAACTGCCTTAAACTCAACAGAGTCGTTGTCATTGCCCGGATAAACATCATAAAAAAGAGGGACATTGAAATCGGGAGTAACCATCATTGCTAAACCGACAATCTTCAAATCAGACCTCTTTTCCTTGCTGTGGCCCCGTTGTGGTAACTTATCGGCTGATAACGTATCAATATATGTAAAAAAGTTGGTTGCATCGTAAATAAGCAAATCGGTAGAAAGATTATATTTATCAACGATAAGTTGCGTAAATTCATTTTCAAAACTCTCAATAGCTGAGTCAGATAATAAACTCATATTATCCCAGAATCTTTGACTTGTTAATGATTGTTTTGGAGCAGGCAGCATTCTATAAAGCATTGTTTTATCATACCATTCACCAATTTGGAACTTGCTAACAGGTTTAACGACCCTGTTTATAGCAGCCAGCAGCATATATTCTCCGACACTTAACCCTTGTTCGCGTTTGGGAGCATACTTATCAATTATTTCAATAACACCGAGCTGCTTGGCAATATCATACAAAGCACACACGGTGCCAAACTCTAAAACAATACTGTACTTGGGATTTTCCAAATCAGATTTGCCTTCAACAGCCTTGGCAATATCCTCGGCACGTCCAAGATATTTTTGCCGGACAATTCTTGGCTTACCGTTAACTCGGGCAGACTCTACCAGATAGTAATAAAATTGATTTTTTTTCTTCTTTTTAATGATCGAAGCCATGGAAACCTCCCTTTATTATGGTAGGGTAATACATAACTTCGACACTTATGCATAAAATTCCTGCATACATCAATAAAGTCTTTGAAATTAAGCATTTCATAACCAAAAAACATGTCTAAAATGTTAAATATGAGTTATGCGGTAGGGTAATACACTTTTTCTTCATCAATACCACTTTTTAATTGCAAAAAAGTCCTTTAAAATCAAGGCCTCCACTAGTTTTTTAGATGATAATTTCTGTTCATTTGTTCATAACGACATGCTAATTCGTAAACTCCCGCTAGTTTTAATAATTGTTCTGCTGGCGGGATGTAACGGAAAGGAGCAGGCAGAAACGAAAGCACGGGAAATAGTAATAGGCGTTGGCCGTGATTTTTATAACGGGCCGGACAGCGGCAGTTTTCTGCATGGCAGCACCGGTGTATGGGAAAGCCTTACTTATTTGGATGAAAACCTGGAGCCTAAGCCGCAATTGGCGGAAAAGTTTGTCCCTGATGATACGGGCAAAGTATGGATAGTTTCCCTGCGACAAGGGATCAGGTTTCATGACGGTACACCGCTAAATTCTGAAGCAGTGATAAAGAGCGTAAATCGTTTGCAAAGGTCCGTCAAATTAGATGAGTATGGCACATTTCTAAGTCTGGAAAAAGTGGAGGCCGTCAGTGACAAAGAAGTTAAGTTTACTTTCAAGAAACCTGAACCTGCATTTCCGGCCAAGGCAGCTTATCATGGTTGCCCGATTTTTAGCCCGAAAAGTTTTGATGAGAGCGGAAAAATCACCAATCCTTACGGGAGCGGGCCTTTTAAGTTTAGTGAGTATAAAAAGGGAGAGTCACTGGTACTGATCCGTAACGATGATTACTGGGGCGGTAAAGCTAAATTGACAAAAGTAACTTTTAAAGTTATTCCAGATCCGGCCACACGTCTGGCTGCTTTGCAGAACGGGGAAATCCAGTCAGTGGTAGATGTAGGCGGTCTATTGCCGGAGCAAGCACCGGCAATAGAAAAAGACACCAATTTGTCTTTGCGGTCCAGACCGGTAACAACCACTCATTACCTGCTTTTCAACAATAAAAAACAACCCTTTGACGACCGGAAGTTGCGCCAGGCAGTAAGCCTGTCTTTAGATCGTCCGCAACTGGTTGAAAAGCTGCTTAACGGATACGGAGAATCTGCGGATACAATGTTTAGCCCGCTGGCCAAAACATGGGTGGTTAAGGGGTTGTGGACTACAGATGAAAACAAGGCTAAGGAAATGTCCAAGCAGATAACCGTTGGTAGATCACAAAAATTAGTATTTATCGTTAATTCATCTTTGGCAAATCGCTGGCCTTATAAGTCAATTGCGGAAATAATTCAGGCCAATCTGAAAACTCTCGGTTTTGATACAGAATTAAAAATGATGGAGAATGCTGCATGGAAAGAAGCAGTTAAGAAAGGCCAATATGATCTTACTTTATCGCCCTATACCTTGATGACAGGTGACCCGGACTTCTTTTTCAGTCAATGGCTCTACTCCAAGGGGCAGATGAACCTGCAGCGAGGTATCGGTTACAGCAATTTGGCAGCCGACAGGCTGGTGGAGGCAGCCGGTGCTGAGCTGGATATTGCCAAAAGGCAACAGTATTATCGTGAATTGCAGCAGCTAGCAGCACAGGATGTGCCGCTCAGTCCACTCTACCACGATGTATGTCTGTTCTCTAGCAATAAGAAGGTGGTTGATTTAGAAATTGATCCTTTCTTTAAGCCGAGCCTGGAAACAGCTATGATTGTTAGATAAATAAAGAGCAAATACAAATCAACAAAGAGGGGGATTAATATGATTTTAAAGCCGCGCCAAAGGGAACAGGTTTTACCGCTGCCGGTAGCTCTTATTTCTACCGTGTCACAGGAAGGTATCAGAAATATTGCTCCATGGTCTAACATCACACCGATATTGCGCCCTTTCGACGAAATTGTTATGGCTTCATGGATTAAGCGCGATACGCTGAATAATATCCGGCAGACAAAAGAATTTGTTATTAATATCCCACATGAGGAAATGGTAGAGCAAGTAATTCTCTGCTCAAAGAATTACCCCCCGGAGGTTGATGAGTTTGAGGTTGCTAATCTTGCAGCGCGATCTTCTCAGATAATAAAACCTCCCGGGATTGAGGGTTGTCTGGCCTGGATGGAGTGTACCCTGGTAGAGGAGATTAGCAGGAAGAATTATTCTCTGGTAATTGGCAAAGTTGTTCATTTAGAGGTAGATGACCGTTTCTTTAATGAAAACGGAGATATGGATTTTGAACAGGCGAAGCCACTGTCTATTATACTTGGCGATAAAGGAATGTGGTTTACCTCCTCCTTTTATGCCGGCAGATATGCTGATTATGCGGAAATGTTTTTGGGCAAGAAAGACGAAACTCCTGTATTAACCTAATCAAACAGGAGCTGCCTGTCTCTTGAGGTGTGGCTAGTTTGATTAGTGTTGTTATTATACTGATAAAATATTATTTTAAAGGAGCGAATGATAGTGACAAAAATTCCACTTGATATAGGAGATTATGCTGATATTAAACCAGTATATGATATGTTAAATAATTGTGCTGAGGGCTTCAAAAAGTACTGTATTCTCCTGACGGCAGTAGAAATCGGTATATTTGACCGGTTAGTTGTTCCGCAAACAATAAGAGATATTTCCCATGAGTTGAAGACTGATTTGAATATTATTAGTAATGTTTGTGAAGCTCTGAAAATAATGGGCTTAGTTTTTGAGAGATCGGGACTTTATGAAAATACTGAAATAAGCAATCTATTTTTGCGTACTGATTCGCCTTTAGCGCAGCATAATGTGTTAAAGAATTTGCAGTCAGGTCTTAGATTGTGGGAAAACTTACCTAAAATATTAAAGGAAGGTCCGATTACTCTGAGTGAGGAAAAGTTCTTTGCGAACAATCTTATACATTCACTGGCGGATGAAGCATTATGCGGTGAATTGCAGAGAACAGTCAGTATTATTGCAGAGTTGCCGGAATTTAAGAAAGCTAAGAGACTGCTTGATCTTGGCGGAGGTCACGGATTATATGCCATAGCATTTACTAAAATAAATCCTGATCTTGTGGCGCACGTATATGATTTTCCCGGTGTTATTGATGATACAAGAAAATATATTGAGAAATATGAAGCAGAGAGAGTGAAAGTAATTTCGGGAAATTTTTTTGCTGATGATATCGGCGAAGAATATGATGTGATCTTTTTTTCCTCTAATCCTGGCGGGAAAAACCCTCGAATTGTACCCAGAATATATGAGAGCTTGAAAAAGAATGGGCTGTTTATCAATAAGCACTGTTTTTATAGTAAGGGTGAGGGATCGAAAAACATTTTATTGGATATAGAGTGGAATCTGACGACTTTTGAAGGTGTGCAAAAAGGGAATAAGGTGTATACATTTAATGGCGATCTTTTTTACGATGAATATATAGAACTATTGGAAAAATATTTTTCAATAATTAATATTGTCGATAGTCCGGATTTTACAGGTTACCCTCTGTCAAAGATTGGGGATACACTGGATTCAAAAATTATTATTGCCAGTAGATGTTAATAATTTTTGGGAATAATAATTTTATTGCTCCAAAATGCCATGCGAAGAAATATGCTGACCTCACGAATAGGAAGCCGCTTTCAAAGCGAGAAATAACAATCTCCGCCATTGCGAACAAATGAGGTAGTATAGTGAATTTCAGAAGAATAAAGTTGCCGTTATCAATTTGTAAAAAGTATAGCTAAAAATTTATTAGTATGGTAATATAAAAAGTATCCAATATTTAGTGATTATGAGATAACTAGGCTTACATGCGGGTTAACCATTTATAGCTCTAAAATATAGTTGTAATTGTCGAATTGTAGTCGAAATTACCCTACTGTAAAAATATTACAATAGGGTAATTGTTATTTGAAAGGGGCATTTAGATATGGCAGAACATATTTATACAATTGAAGAAATACAAATATTGTCATAGATATAGCTCAACAGTATGGGGTTAAGCGGGTTTCTCTTTTTGGGTCCTATGCAAGGGGAGATGCAAGGTCGGACAGTGATATTGATCTGCATATTGACAAGGGGCTTATAAAGGGACTTTTTCAGCTTTCCGGCTTTAACTTAGATCTTGAAGAAAAGCTTAATACTCATGTCGATGTGCTGATAACCGAAAGCCTTAATGAAAAATTATTGAAACGGATTAGTGAGGAGGAAATTGTACTCTATGGACAGTAATGAAAGAAATATTGATATACTGGAGCATATTATCAAATATTGTAACGAGATATATGAAACACATTCATACTTTGGCAATTCATCTGAAGCCTTCAAAGTTAATTCTATTTACAGAAATGCGGTAGCCATGTGCATCCTGCAAATTGGTGAGCTATCAGCCCACTTGTCCGAAGATTTCAAAGAAACCTATAGTGGAGTACCATGGAGAAATATTAAAGGTATGAGGAATATAATGGCATATAAATATGGAGATATGAGTATTACGACGTTATAGGAAACTATTACTGATGATATACCGATATTGTTTGATTACTGTAACAGCGTTTTGAAACAGTTCCTCGTTCTTGAAAAACCGGTGATTGAAGTTAAGGATGAGTGAGAAATTAAATGAAATACTGTTGAAGACAAGGAAGGAATTTCGCAAATTATGGAGAATATATTTTTTAACAACGACAAGAAGTCGTGAGCAAGGTATTTGAAGGAAAATATGATTTGTCAAAGCTTAATAAGTATATTTTTTACCACGAAGGTATGACCTGTAAAAAGGGTTTCTTTCGTGGTTTTTAATTTCTGTGCTTAACTAATATAAAGGCTACCGTTACGAAAGGAGAGGTGAAATCAGAGCAGTTCACTTTCATTATGCTCGGCGACAAAGAAATGTGGCTAACTTTATTTTTTTAGAAGATGATTGCCGGTAATAAGTTGCTTAAGAAGGAGTGAGGTAAGTGTTAGGAAAAAAAGTTATGTGTGTCATACTAAGTTGTATTACTATGCTATTTGTTTTAGCCGGCTGTGGGCAGACTGAAAGTCAAAAAGTCAGTAAAACCGGTTCTGCGA
Proteins encoded in this region:
- a CDS encoding ABC transporter ATP-binding protein; amino-acid sequence: MTLNTILAKLNLTGFARLLLYLRPYWKGMAIAISSGTLHHLFAIAGATLAAYLVGLTAMGGGKEQILSLLPALVLLISLRVVMYFSDMWFAHEVAFRILVEFRIKIYQSVERVSPAYLLNRRSGELASTLMADIEVLEWFFAHTAGTFLVALLVSLITLGLLGCINWLLPLVVTPWIILLFSVPFWFSRKADRQGKDTREKLADINCEAVDGVQGLREIISFNYERGFLDRLRLYSDRLGQSLYFYGRRLGFEGALLNIFSSLTIICVLGVSAYLIVSGQMDFSWLPVTVILSANMLTPVLEISSMARNFGIILAAAERVYTVLEAKETVQDGAVSLPEGTIKPQICFNNVSFRYREDLPNVLNDISFSVGEGETVALVGHSGVGKTTCINLLQRFWDVNRGQIAFGSMAIKELPLDYLRSLITMVPQDIYLFNTSILENIKLGKQGASREEVKAAAKAAYIHDFIAGLPEGYDTIAGERGVKMSGGQKQRIAIARAMLKNSPILILDEALSSLDTENERLLQESIKNLRRGRTTLIVAHRLSTFRDADKLVVLKNGKVIEIGSHAELMEKRGYYGEFVSSQVAVSG
- a CDS encoding nucleotidyltransferase family protein is translated as MAQQYGVKRVSLFGSYARGDARSDSDIDLHIDKGLIKGLFQLSGFNLDLEEKLNTHVDVLITESLNEKLLKRISEEEIVLYGQ
- a CDS encoding DUF86 domain-containing protein, with product MDSNERNIDILEHIIKYCNEIYETHSYFGNSSEAFKVNSIYRNAVAMCILQIGELSAHLSEDFKETYSGVPWRNIKGMRNIMAYKYGDMSITTL
- a CDS encoding helix-turn-helix domain-containing protein, coding for METELEVIAQIVKARKQRGLSQQEVADRAGVTQQVVSRLENRSHSPNLKNLVKITNALELKIQVVDNIGSQLTEHNGMSAK
- a CDS encoding IS1634 family transposase, with product MASIIKKKKKNQFYYYLVESARVNGKPRIVRQKYLGRAEDIAKAVEGKSDLENPKYSIVLEFGTVCALYDIAKQLGVIEIIDKYAPKREQGLSVGEYMLLAAINRVVKPVSKFQIGEWYDKTMLYRMLPAPKQSLTSQRFWDNMSLLSDSAIESFENEFTQLIVDKYNLSTDLLIYDATNFFTYIDTLSADKLPQRGHSKEKRSDLKIVGLAMMVTPDFNVPLFYDVYPGNDNDSVEFKAVIEKLKNRYINICGKPGNATLVFDKGNNSLNNMDLVMSGEFAFNVVGSLRLSQNKSLLDIPIQEYESVNSDNFRNVKAYRTTLSVYNREMTVLVVCNPELFAGQMQSIAINIEKCTLKLRVLQKSLLDRVAGVTTKGRKPTVTSVQKNVATILHGEFMSDIFDVQIYEQDGLAHLDFSINIKQFNYVKEHFLGKTVLFTDNHDWPNDKIISTYRSQYHIEDDFRQMKDTTFLGFRPIHHWTDQKIKVHAFYCVLALRLCCLLNRVLHENGLKMSINKMLSRLSDIKQVITVYPKKGNSKKDRECFSLTKISAEEKRLLEVLDIGKYALGG
- a CDS encoding peroxiredoxin; the encoded protein is MDSMSESFRMPLIGDDAPVFTAKTTMGDINFPADYKGKWVIFFSHPADFTPVCTTEFMTFATMQEELKKLNTELIGLSIDSIYAHIAWLRTIKDKIEYKGMKNVEVLFPLIEDLKMDVAKKFGMVQPNASTTQAVRAVFIIDPNSKVRAILYYPLTTGRNMEEIKRMIIAMQKSDSDGVATPANWVPGDDVIIPPPGSCGSAKERMESQEEGKYCLDWFMCFRKEK
- a CDS encoding DUF3793 family protein produces the protein MNNLLVSKFLKKRKTWDDKKYLFATIAYHIAPTISKQKPASLLNFTKGIRDLHELWEKYKQDFMDSTSLECYEIRRTENSTLVLFYDYNNLTKVLFQKNNIDFLQQFGYGKEKILNQYLETLKNRFERSCAHEVGIFLGMPVEDVVSFIECKGKDYLFCRYWKVYNNPNKALTTFRVYDKAKFRVLNQIINNMEPNLLLNVR
- a CDS encoding ABC transporter substrate-binding protein is translated as MLIRKLPLVLIIVLLAGCNGKEQAETKAREIVIGVGRDFYNGPDSGSFLHGSTGVWESLTYLDENLEPKPQLAEKFVPDDTGKVWIVSLRQGIRFHDGTPLNSEAVIKSVNRLQRSVKLDEYGTFLSLEKVEAVSDKEVKFTFKKPEPAFPAKAAYHGCPIFSPKSFDESGKITNPYGSGPFKFSEYKKGESLVLIRNDDYWGGKAKLTKVTFKVIPDPATRLAALQNGEIQSVVDVGGLLPEQAPAIEKDTNLSLRSRPVTTTHYLLFNNKKQPFDDRKLRQAVSLSLDRPQLVEKLLNGYGESADTMFSPLAKTWVVKGLWTTDENKAKEMSKQITVGRSQKLVFIVNSSLANRWPYKSIAEIIQANLKTLGFDTELKMMENAAWKEAVKKGQYDLTLSPYTLMTGDPDFFFSQWLYSKGQMNLQRGIGYSNLAADRLVEAAGAELDIAKRQQYYRELQQLAAQDVPLSPLYHDVCLFSSNKKVVDLEIDPFFKPSLETAMIVR
- a CDS encoding methyltransferase codes for the protein MIVTKIPLDIGDYADIKPVYDMLNNCAEGFKKYCILLTAVEIGIFDRLVVPQTIRDISHELKTDLNIISNVCEALKIMGLVFERSGLYENTEISNLFLRTDSPLAQHNVLKNLQSGLRLWENLPKILKEGPITLSEEKFFANNLIHSLADEALCGELQRTVSIIAELPEFKKAKRLLDLGGGHGLYAIAFTKINPDLVAHVYDFPGVIDDTRKYIEKYEAERVKVISGNFFADDIGEEYDVIFFSSNPGGKNPRIVPRIYESLKKNGLFINKHCFYSKGEGSKNILLDIEWNLTTFEGVQKGNKVYTFNGDLFYDEYIELLEKYFSIINIVDSPDFTGYPLSKIGDTLDSKIIIASRC
- a CDS encoding flavin reductase family protein — protein: MILKPRQREQVLPLPVALISTVSQEGIRNIAPWSNITPILRPFDEIVMASWIKRDTLNNIRQTKEFVINIPHEEMVEQVILCSKNYPPEVDEFEVANLAARSSQIIKPPGIEGCLAWMECTLVEEISRKNYSLVIGKVVHLEVDDRFFNENGDMDFEQAKPLSIILGDKGMWFTSSFYAGRYADYAEMFLGKKDETPVLT